Proteins from a single region of candidate division KSB1 bacterium:
- a CDS encoding Ig-like domain-containing protein — translation MRNRVLITSLMSLLSVGALLAQPEKFSLPKTSSLTKAFRPNAGKAENLETMRRTLGLAPHLKLEWIPGTAGLDTLSVLDDFNRPEIGDEWAIEPYYWEIKDGELVLNSEAVSEWRYLATYLPIHNNLERRIYSVSYRWGRKADALGIREGAHAIMLDRPSHISTGYWIWHRTNWEQVWLWVIRDGTYEDTPGQGREIDQANAQTHNPVAGDVVTVVIRPEKKANYFDYYINKRFDATVEDPNKEFPTNQSITWYVGLFIHGQNLNNQVDDFKVTWLQGDGFTPAAVADLRVTKVTAASVTLEWTAPGDNGFEGRAKQYDIRYSTRRILTDADFNAAEKVPDPIEPGNGGSAERLIIGGLESGKTYYFAMKTSDEAGNVSELSNEVSARVPALLPFSDNFNRANGGLGSAWGGDLANIQIRSNTAQNLAALNGWSGVIYQNTRNVVEASVRYAPTATLDGVSASGILMMAPSPSGSLNGYLLQHDNGDDPSSIDDDRTRLWLVQNGRVDQLIEEGRSRCGFSPRGGNKITVRVIDLEQRYFYVYVEGVFDRVLTDPRNTYNGLYAGFMLQNGLGDRNAIDEFTCSAAPGKPKALSLISGDGQFGEIGKMLPLPLTAALIDTFNNPLVGAQVRFAVTAGSALIPLPPSPDGNLRLEAEDAEITAPIVKLKDANAAAGEYITYPVGKTEDASATFIFEIKQPGNYRVWTRSMKTGTAPGSWRIQIDNGPSFVYDVFQGRTRSSWGWDEMSERGSGDAANPQFDPKIINFTAGEHKIVFHARYEDTRLDKIILSRDSEFVPEDKEESGFLTDFNGYASTNLKLGMTLQPVTIEARHANLKPVTFRITPISNEKPQTINAVAGMSQSGPAGQQLQPFKIVLKDKNGNAVAGQPVAWVVTTGNGTLSQYLSSTGLDGSAETVLTLGNSAATNTVEARANLLSGAGKVVFTAMTISGLASKVAITSGPGQSATVRATLPQPLLVKVTSSTGQGIPNFPVEFKVIRGGGSLNPNSAINNGSFEDGSTVPANWNLEGGPVGAEVSLITNGAYSGAKSLQVNANRDGVGVSQALNYPAAGNYTLSFYAKVNSGTARVLWRLNQAGGTPVDKIIDLTPLATGSAWTPYVITANIGAAGTRVLSIKTLNGGNFQIDDVTISRNTDSNGQISVNWTLGDTAMTQVVRAEAKAGNTALAGSPITFSTVASAGPARKVVAFSGNNQNGSPGQALGLPLVARVTDDYVNGIANRTVTFTVKSGDASFGNNSLSFTTTSDVNGFAPATLKLGATAKGTVLVEAASAGLQSATFNVVVAVPNLVTKVSGAPTLGSAGVRLKAPLVVRVADAQGKAISGYPVNFFIRQGNGRINGGPQAAIVTDANGEAKAYPELGTTPGGLNRIEASITYNNQTLPSQPIVFLIRAAGLKEMTAVSGSGQIGNTCEPLAQPFKIKIIDSLNAGVGGQAVKFTVTAGGGNFNGATAKEFFTDSLGIAAATLTLGDKAVVNQATASLASFLKGSPQTFNATARLGSASVLRKFSGDSLSGAANAVLASPVVVRVTDKCATNGFANIPVTFIVKAGGGKVNGKDTVVVMTNTEGKAQVSWQLGPLAGKFNNKLEARAAINNTPLSNSPAAFVASATASAARSMSIQAGNKQNGRAGETLPNPLVVRVIDGSNNLGNPVPGHRVRFFVMRGGGQFSTGSKDTTVITGANGEAKVFWTLGGAVGTEAQEVRAIGTNNSGGNLENSPLIFTANVNGSDPSAASSVFQVVSPKPPVLADGVTKCKVTVFVRDRFGNPVSGLAVTFMVSNGPNSIEQPSGLTNANGAATCAFSSTRAGMKTVTAKIIGGIDLDRGIDVLFAPNEARNVSLVTGNNQACNVQAATPKPLTVKIGDQFNNGVPNYEVRFTVKGEGRILESGPIKTDEQGQANATYIAGPNTGQMQVWAEAPGLANSPVIFIVTVTKNAAQRLQEISGNGQSGLVNQVLPAPLVVRVMDGFGRAVFGAPVKITVTFGGGLVENQNSVTLKSNELGEVRPNWRLGPAAGVNTLRVEAEGLAGSPIDFRAESRADVAAVLQGMNCDRVSGPVGGNTSEPLTVRVTDFSGNGVDDVEVLFELLQGSGSFSSRDQVRVVQVTSKNGGLAWTPITLGSEAGYRLVRISSEGLRGSPMLCRVYGRALASQTMEAIERTNNQRGTKGLPLNFPLQVLVKDRLGNPVPNEIINFLITAGGGDFNGANPVAVPTDSNGIASAPLTLGKFASANEVTVVRNGLLPSTIVFKATGFDNHFPIIVDLPDRRVTEGDVIEFAVSATDADRDPITYGAKNLPAGAEFDSLNTRVFRWATNLNSAGRYEVSFFARDNKGGVDEEIVVIEVKNRNQRPEIRSRIPVGNLPSKIDTTLEYVNGVGTMLMRVNATDPDGDPLSYRWFVNGKYAGSATNTFFFKSAARWSTVEALVFDQQDTARTLWTVKVPVELSSFSATLESQAGVGAKRVVLRWITGSETNNFGFNVLRSRVSSGQYEKLNRDLIPPRHDGQYVFVDAGVEAGARYYYKLQDIDLRGNLTEHGPINIEVAAPQAFVLQQNYPNPFNPTTQIRYELPRAVHVSVIIYNSLGQEIRRLVDRVQPAGYHHVTWNGRDQRGKPVPSGIYHYRLQVGNEFVLTKKMLLAK, via the coding sequence ATGCGCAACCGGGTTTTGATTACCTCCCTCATGAGCCTGCTTTCGGTCGGCGCACTTTTAGCCCAACCCGAAAAATTTTCCCTTCCCAAAACCTCGTCGTTGACCAAGGCGTTTCGGCCCAACGCCGGCAAAGCGGAAAACCTCGAGACCATGCGCCGCACGCTGGGGCTGGCGCCGCACCTCAAGCTGGAATGGATTCCCGGCACCGCCGGACTCGATACGCTGTCGGTGCTCGATGATTTCAATCGCCCGGAGATCGGCGATGAATGGGCCATCGAACCTTATTATTGGGAAATCAAAGACGGCGAGCTGGTGCTGAACTCGGAAGCGGTTTCGGAATGGCGTTATCTTGCCACCTACTTGCCGATTCACAATAATTTGGAGCGGCGGATTTATTCAGTGTCGTATCGCTGGGGCCGAAAAGCCGACGCGCTGGGCATTCGCGAGGGCGCGCACGCGATCATGCTGGACCGGCCTTCGCATATTTCAACCGGCTATTGGATCTGGCATCGCACCAATTGGGAGCAGGTGTGGTTGTGGGTCATCCGCGACGGCACCTACGAAGACACGCCGGGGCAGGGCCGGGAAATCGACCAAGCCAACGCGCAAACGCACAATCCCGTGGCCGGCGATGTTGTCACCGTCGTCATCCGCCCTGAAAAAAAGGCGAATTATTTTGATTATTACATCAACAAGCGTTTTGACGCCACGGTGGAGGATCCCAATAAAGAATTTCCGACGAACCAAAGCATCACGTGGTACGTCGGTTTGTTCATTCACGGCCAGAACCTCAACAACCAAGTCGATGATTTCAAAGTCACCTGGCTGCAAGGCGATGGTTTTACGCCGGCGGCGGTGGCGGATTTGAGAGTGACCAAAGTCACGGCGGCGAGTGTGACGCTGGAATGGACGGCGCCGGGCGACAACGGTTTCGAAGGCCGGGCGAAACAGTACGACATTCGTTATTCGACCAGGCGCATTTTAACCGACGCCGATTTTAACGCCGCGGAAAAGGTGCCGGATCCGATTGAGCCGGGTAACGGCGGCAGCGCGGAACGGCTGATCATCGGCGGCCTGGAGAGCGGCAAGACGTATTATTTCGCGATGAAAACCAGCGATGAAGCCGGCAATGTCTCCGAGCTTTCCAACGAAGTTTCGGCGCGGGTGCCGGCCTTGCTGCCGTTCAGCGACAATTTTAACCGCGCCAACGGCGGTTTGGGCAGCGCCTGGGGCGGTGATCTGGCGAACATCCAAATCCGCAGCAACACGGCGCAAAACCTCGCTGCGCTCAACGGCTGGAGCGGGGTGATTTATCAAAACACCCGCAACGTTGTCGAGGCCTCGGTGCGATACGCGCCGACCGCGACGCTGGATGGCGTCAGCGCCAGCGGGATTTTGATGATGGCGCCGTCGCCGAGCGGCAGCCTCAACGGCTACTTGCTGCAACACGACAACGGCGATGATCCCAGCAGCATTGATGATGACCGGACCCGGCTGTGGCTGGTGCAAAATGGCCGGGTCGATCAGCTCATCGAGGAGGGCCGCTCGCGCTGCGGTTTTTCTCCGCGCGGCGGCAACAAAATCACCGTGCGCGTCATCGATCTCGAGCAGCGTTATTTTTATGTGTATGTCGAAGGTGTGTTCGACCGGGTGCTGACCGACCCGCGCAATACCTACAACGGTTTGTACGCCGGCTTTATGCTGCAAAACGGGCTGGGCGACCGCAACGCCATTGACGAGTTTACCTGCAGTGCCGCCCCGGGCAAGCCCAAGGCGCTCAGCCTGATTTCCGGCGACGGCCAGTTTGGCGAGATCGGCAAGATGCTGCCACTGCCGTTAACCGCGGCGCTGATCGACACATTCAACAATCCGCTGGTCGGGGCGCAAGTTCGTTTTGCGGTGACCGCAGGCTCGGCGCTGATTCCGCTGCCGCCTTCGCCGGACGGCAATCTCCGCCTCGAGGCCGAAGACGCGGAAATCACCGCGCCGATCGTCAAGCTCAAAGACGCGAACGCCGCGGCCGGCGAGTATATCACTTATCCGGTCGGCAAAACCGAAGACGCTTCTGCCACGTTTATTTTTGAGATCAAGCAGCCGGGCAATTATCGCGTGTGGACACGCAGCATGAAAACGGGAACGGCGCCGGGAAGCTGGAGGATTCAAATTGACAACGGCCCGTCTTTTGTTTACGACGTTTTTCAAGGCCGCACACGCAGCAGTTGGGGGTGGGATGAAATGTCGGAGCGCGGCAGCGGTGACGCCGCCAATCCGCAATTCGATCCGAAGATCATCAATTTCACCGCCGGCGAGCACAAGATCGTTTTTCACGCGCGCTATGAAGACACCCGCCTGGATAAAATTATTCTCAGCCGGGATTCGGAGTTCGTGCCGGAGGATAAAGAAGAAAGCGGTTTTCTCACCGATTTCAACGGCTACGCCAGCACCAACCTCAAGCTCGGCATGACGCTGCAGCCGGTCACGATTGAAGCGCGGCATGCCAACTTGAAGCCGGTGACATTCAGGATTACGCCGATCAGCAATGAGAAACCGCAAACGATCAACGCCGTCGCCGGCATGTCACAATCCGGCCCGGCCGGGCAGCAATTGCAGCCGTTCAAAATCGTGTTGAAAGATAAGAATGGCAACGCCGTGGCCGGGCAACCCGTGGCCTGGGTGGTGACCACCGGCAACGGCACGTTGAGTCAATATCTGAGCAGCACCGGCCTCGACGGCAGTGCCGAAACCGTTTTGACGCTCGGCAATAGCGCGGCGACGAACACGGTCGAAGCGCGTGCGAATTTGCTGAGCGGCGCGGGCAAAGTTGTTTTCACGGCCATGACCATTTCCGGTTTGGCCTCGAAGGTGGCCATCACGTCCGGTCCTGGACAAAGCGCAACCGTGCGCGCGACCCTGCCGCAGCCGTTGTTGGTGAAAGTCACCTCGAGCACCGGCCAGGGAATTCCAAATTTTCCCGTTGAGTTTAAGGTCATCCGCGGCGGTGGGAGTTTGAATCCGAATTCTGCCATCAATAATGGGAGTTTCGAGGACGGTTCAACGGTGCCGGCGAATTGGAATTTGGAAGGCGGCCCGGTCGGTGCGGAAGTTTCTCTGATCACCAACGGCGCTTACAGCGGCGCGAAGAGTTTGCAAGTGAATGCGAATCGCGACGGCGTTGGCGTTTCGCAAGCTTTGAATTATCCGGCCGCCGGCAATTACACGTTGAGTTTTTATGCGAAAGTCAACAGTGGCACCGCCCGGGTGCTTTGGCGCTTGAATCAAGCCGGCGGCACGCCGGTTGACAAAATCATCGACCTCACGCCGCTGGCGACCGGCAGCGCCTGGACGCCGTATGTGATCACCGCGAATATCGGCGCGGCCGGAACGCGGGTTTTGTCGATTAAAACTTTGAACGGCGGAAATTTTCAAATTGACGACGTGACGATTTCCCGCAATACTGACAGCAACGGCCAGATCAGCGTCAACTGGACGCTGGGTGATACGGCGATGACGCAAGTTGTGCGCGCTGAGGCGAAAGCTGGCAACACAGCGCTTGCCGGTTCACCAATAACTTTTTCTACGGTAGCGAGTGCCGGCCCGGCCAGGAAAGTCGTGGCCTTCAGCGGCAACAATCAAAACGGCTCGCCGGGCCAGGCGTTGGGCTTGCCGCTGGTGGCGCGGGTGACGGATGATTATGTGAACGGCATCGCCAATCGCACTGTGACTTTCACGGTTAAATCAGGTGACGCGAGTTTTGGCAATAACTCGTTGAGCTTTACAACCACATCGGATGTCAATGGCTTTGCGCCAGCCACTTTGAAGTTGGGCGCAACGGCGAAGGGCACGGTGCTGGTTGAGGCTGCTTCCGCCGGTTTGCAATCGGCGACGTTCAATGTCGTTGTCGCAGTGCCGAATCTCGTCACCAAAGTTTCGGGCGCGCCAACCCTCGGCTCGGCGGGCGTTCGTCTCAAGGCGCCGCTGGTTGTGCGCGTCGCGGATGCGCAAGGCAAAGCCATTTCGGGTTATCCGGTGAATTTTTTCATTCGCCAGGGTAACGGCAGGATCAATGGTGGGCCGCAGGCAGCGATCGTTACCGATGCCAATGGCGAGGCCAAAGCCTATCCCGAGCTGGGCACGACCCCCGGCGGGTTGAATCGAATCGAAGCTTCGATCACGTACAACAATCAAACTTTGCCGAGCCAGCCGATTGTCTTTCTCATTCGCGCCGCGGGTTTGAAAGAGATGACGGCGGTTTCCGGCAGTGGCCAAATCGGCAACACCTGTGAGCCGTTGGCGCAGCCGTTTAAAATCAAAATTATCGACTCGCTCAATGCTGGCGTCGGAGGCCAGGCGGTTAAATTCACCGTCACCGCCGGCGGGGGAAATTTCAATGGGGCAACTGCAAAGGAATTTTTCACCGACAGCTTGGGCATTGCGGCGGCAACGTTGACGCTGGGCGATAAAGCGGTGGTCAATCAAGCCACCGCGAGCCTGGCCTCGTTTTTAAAAGGCTCGCCGCAAACTTTCAACGCCACCGCGCGGCTCGGCAGCGCCTCGGTGTTGCGCAAATTCAGCGGCGACAGCTTGAGCGGCGCAGCCAATGCGGTTTTAGCCTCGCCGGTTGTCGTGCGCGTCACCGACAAATGTGCGACAAATGGCTTTGCCAATATCCCCGTGACGTTCATCGTCAAAGCCGGCGGCGGCAAAGTCAACGGCAAAGACACCGTTGTGGTGATGACCAACACCGAAGGCAAGGCGCAAGTTTCGTGGCAACTCGGGCCGCTGGCGGGAAAATTCAACAACAAACTCGAAGCGCGCGCTGCAATCAACAACACGCCGCTGAGCAATTCACCGGCGGCATTTGTGGCGAGCGCAACCGCAAGCGCAGCGCGGTCGATGAGCATTCAGGCCGGCAATAAACAAAACGGCCGCGCCGGCGAGACTCTGCCCAATCCGCTGGTGGTGCGGGTGATCGACGGCAGCAATAATCTCGGCAACCCGGTGCCGGGGCATCGCGTGCGGTTCTTCGTCATGCGCGGCGGCGGCCAATTTAGCACGGGCAGTAAAGACACGACGGTGATCACCGGCGCGAACGGCGAGGCGAAAGTTTTTTGGACGCTGGGCGGCGCGGTCGGAACCGAGGCGCAGGAAGTTCGCGCCATCGGCACGAACAACAGCGGCGGCAATCTCGAAAATTCGCCGCTCATTTTCACCGCGAACGTGAACGGCAGCGATCCGAGCGCGGCGAGTTCGGTTTTTCAAGTGGTCAGTCCGAAGCCGCCGGTGCTGGCGGACGGCGTGACCAAATGCAAAGTGACAGTTTTTGTGCGCGATCGCTTCGGCAATCCGGTGTCCGGCCTGGCGGTGACGTTCATGGTTTCCAACGGGCCAAATTCCATCGAGCAGCCTTCGGGGTTGACCAATGCCAACGGGGCGGCGACCTGCGCGTTCTCCTCCACACGCGCCGGCATGAAAACCGTCACCGCGAAAATCATCGGCGGCATCGATCTTGATCGGGGCATCGACGTTTTGTTTGCGCCGAATGAAGCGCGCAACGTCAGTTTGGTGACCGGCAACAATCAAGCGTGCAACGTGCAAGCGGCGACGCCGAAGCCGCTGACGGTGAAAATCGGCGATCAGTTCAACAATGGCGTGCCGAATTACGAGGTTCGTTTCACGGTGAAAGGCGAAGGCCGCATCTTGGAGAGCGGCCCGATCAAAACCGACGAACAAGGCCAGGCCAATGCCACGTACATCGCCGGCCCCAATACCGGGCAAATGCAGGTATGGGCGGAAGCCCCGGGCTTGGCCAACTCGCCGGTGATTTTCATCGTGACGGTGACGAAGAACGCCGCGCAGCGGCTGCAGGAGATCAGCGGCAACGGCCAGTCCGGGCTGGTGAATCAAGTTCTGCCGGCGCCGCTGGTCGTGCGCGTGATGGATGGATTTGGCCGGGCGGTTTTCGGCGCGCCGGTTAAAATCACCGTAACGTTTGGCGGCGGCTTGGTTGAAAATCAAAACTCGGTGACACTGAAAAGCAACGAGCTGGGCGAAGTGCGGCCGAATTGGCGGCTCGGACCAGCCGCGGGCGTCAACACCCTGCGCGTTGAAGCCGAGGGCCTCGCCGGTTCGCCCATTGATTTTCGCGCCGAGTCGAGGGCCGATGTCGCCGCGGTTCTGCAAGGCATGAACTGCGACCGGGTTTCCGGGCCGGTGGGCGGAAACACCTCGGAGCCGTTGACGGTGCGCGTCACCGACTTCAGCGGCAACGGCGTCGATGACGTCGAAGTGTTGTTCGAGCTGCTGCAAGGCTCCGGCTCGTTCTCCTCGCGCGATCAAGTTCGCGTCGTGCAAGTGACCTCGAAAAACGGCGGCCTGGCTTGGACGCCGATCACGTTGGGCAGCGAGGCTGGCTATCGTCTCGTGCGCATCAGCTCCGAGGGCTTGCGCGGCTCGCCGATGCTGTGCCGGGTTTATGGCCGGGCTTTGGCGTCGCAAACAATGGAGGCGATTGAGCGCACCAACAACCAACGCGGCACCAAAGGCCTGCCGTTGAATTTCCCGCTGCAAGTTTTGGTGAAAGATCGCCTCGGCAATCCGGTGCCGAATGAAATCATCAATTTTTTGATCACGGCGGGCGGCGGCGATTTCAACGGCGCCAATCCTGTGGCCGTGCCAACCGACAGCAACGGCATTGCCTCGGCGCCGTTGACGCTGGGGAAATTTGCCTCGGCGAACGAAGTCACGGTCGTGCGCAACGGCTTGCTGCCGTCGACGATTGTTTTCAAAGCCACCGGCTTCGACAATCATTTTCCCATTATCGTTGATCTTCCGGATCGCCGCGTCACCGAAGGCGACGTGATCGAATTTGCCGTGTCGGCGACGGACGCCGATCGTGATCCGATCACATACGGCGCAAAGAATTTGCCGGCCGGCGCCGAGTTCGATTCGCTCAACACCCGGGTGTTCCGCTGGGCGACGAATCTCAACAGCGCCGGACGTTACGAAGTGAGCTTCTTCGCCCGCGACAACAAAGGCGGCGTCGACGAGGAAATCGTCGTCATCGAGGTGAAAAATCGCAATCAGCGGCCGGAGATTCGCAGCCGCATTCCGGTGGGCAATCTGCCGAGCAAGATCGACACCACGCTGGAATATGTCAACGGCGTCGGCACGATGCTGATGCGCGTCAATGCCACCGATCCCGACGGCGATCCGTTGAGCTATCGCTGGTTTGTCAACGGCAAATATGCCGGTTCGGCGACAAACACGTTTTTCTTCAAAAGCGCGGCGCGTTGGAGCACGGTCGAGGCGCTGGTGTTCGATCAGCAAGACACGGCGCGGACGCTGTGGACGGTGAAAGTGCCGGTGGAATTGAGCAGCTTCAGCGCCACGCTCGAAAGCCAGGCCGGCGTAGGCGCCAAGCGTGTCGTCTTGCGATGGATAACAGGCTCGGAAACCAACAATTTCGGCTTCAATGTGTTGCGAAGCCGGGTCAGTTCGGGCCAATACGAAAAACTCAATCGCGATCTGATTCCGCCGCGCCACGATGGTCAATATGTTTTTGTCGACGCCGGGGTCGAAGCCGGGGCGCGTTACTATTACAAATTGCAGGACATCGATCTGCGCGGCAATCTCACCGAGCACGGGCCGATTAACATCGAAGTCGCCGCCCCGCAAGCGTTCGTGTTGCAGCAGAATTATCCCAATCCATTCAATCCGACAACGCAGATTCGCTACGAGCTGCCCAGGGCCGTGCACGTGAGCGTGATCATTTACAATTCGCTCGGCCAGGAAATCCGGCGCCTGGTTGACCGCGTGCAGCCGGCGGGCTATCATCACGTGACGTGGAACGGCCGCGACCAACGCGGCAAGCCCGTGCCCTCGGGAATTTATCATTATCGCTTGCAGGTTGGAAACGAGTTTGTTTTGACGAAGAAGATGTTGCTGGCAAAATAA